The Hyalangium minutum genomic interval TCCGCTCGGGTCCGAGGCCGTGGCCGACAGCGTCCCCCCACGAGCAGGGTTGCCCCCGCCGTGAGGCTGGTGATGATCGACGGTAATCTGAGCTGGCTCGCCGGCGGTCAGGGCCGATCCGTTCAACCGCGCCACCATCCGTATTTGTTGGGTATGCCTGAAATTGGATCGCCCGGGCTCTGGAAGGCTCAGCCTCGGAGTCCTTGGATGTAGGCCGCTGTTACCGGGTTCTGAGGGGCCTCGAAGATCCGCGCCGTGGGACCGGACTCGAGCAGGTAACCGCGCCCCTCGCGGGTCCAGAACACGGCGGTCTCGTCCGCGATGCGGCGGGCCTGCGCCAGGTTGTGGGTGACGATGACGATTGTACAGCGCCTCCGGAGCTGGACGACGTGATCCTCCACCACCCCGCTGGAGATGGGATCCAAGGCGCTGCAGGGCTCGTCGAGCAGCAGCACCCGCGGCCGGAGCACCAGCGCCCGGGCAATGCACAGCCGCTGTTGCTGGCCTCCCGAGAGCGCATGGGCTGAGCGGTTGAGCCGATCCTTCACCTCGTCCCAGAGGCCCACGTCCCGGAGAGCCTGCTCGATGCGCTGCTGGCGCTCGGTGCGATCTCCGACGCCGTGCTCGCGCAGCGGCAGCTCCAGGTTCCTCCAGATGGAGAGCGGGAACGGGTTGGGGCGCTGGCTGATCATCCCCACCTGCCGCCGCAGCGCCAGCAAGTCGATTCCGCGCGCCAGGACGCTCTCTCCGCCCACGGTGAGCTGACCGGAGACGACACAGCCCTCGTAGAGATCGGTGAGCCGGTTGATGCAGCTCAGGAAGCTCGTCTTGCCGCAGCCCGAGGGCCCCACGAGCGCGGTAATGGCACCACCCGAGACTTCCAGCGACACGTCCTCGAAGGCCAGCGCCTTCCCGTAGCGGACGCTCACCTTGTCCGCGCGGATGGCTGGGCAGTCCGCGACCGAGGCGCTCATGAAGCCACCACCCTCTTCATGGACCACCTCCGGCTGACCCACATGGCGCTCCGGTTCAGCACGATGAGCAGAACCATGAGCACCAGGGCCGAGGAGTAGGCCATCCCATCCCCGCCGGAGACGTTCATGGCCAGATCATAGATATGGACCGAGAGCGTCCGGCCCGACTCGAAGAGGGACTCGGGCATGCGAGCCACATAGCCGCTGGTGAAAATGAGCGCCGCGGTCTCCGCCAGCGAGCGGGTCACGGCGAGGATGAATCCCGCCACCAGCCCCGGCATCGCCGAGGGAATCAGCACGTGGGCAATCGTCCCGGTCCGTGACAGCCCCAGGGCCGCGGCGGCGGTGCGGTAGTCCTGGGGCACGGCGCGCAGCCCCTCCTCCGCCGTCCGGGTGAAGTACGGCAGCACCATGCACGCCAGTGTGAGCCCGCCCGACAGCAGCGAGAACCCCAGCCCGAGCCGCTGGCAGAACAGCGCATTGCCAAAGAGGCCGAACACCACGGAGGGGACACCCGCCAGTACGTCGAGGCTTCTCCGCACGAAGCGCCCCTGACCACTCGAAGCTGGCAGGAACTCCGCCAGCAGAAGCGCCGTCCCCAACCCCAGAGGCACCGTCACGGTCATGCAGATCGCGACGATGATCAGCGTGGAGACGATGACGGGGGCAATGCCCCCTTCCCTTCCCGCGTCCTCTGGGTTGGCCGTGAGGAAGTCCAGGGACAGGTGAGCGAAGCCGTGCTGGAGCACATCCCCCACCAGCCACGCGAAGAGCGTCGCGACGAGCAGGGCCGCAGCCCAGAAGCCCACCATGGCCAGCCGATCCGCTCCACGAGGGACACGCTCACGCATCGGCCCGCTCCCGGCCCACGAGCTCCGCGCAGGCGACGATCACGAAGATCATCAAGAACAGCATCAAGCCGCTCGTGAAGAGCGCAGCCCGGTGGTTGCCCATGGCGTAGGCCATCTCGAGCGCGATGTTGGCCGTGAGGGTCCGCACCGGATCGGTCAGCCGGGCAGGCACCTGAACGACGTTGCCACAGACCATGAGGACAGCCATGGTCTCGCCCACGGCGCGTCCGGTCTGCAGCAGCGCTCCGGTGACGAGCCCACGCCGGGCCGCGGGGAGAGCCACCTCCCGCACCGTGGTCCACCGCGAGAGCCCGAGCGCCGCCGCTCCCTGGAGGTACTCGCGCGGCACCCGGGCCAGGGCGGCGTCCGCCACCACCACCATGGTGGGGAGGATCATCAGCGCCAGAACCAGAATCCCCGCTAGCACGCTCGCCCCGAGTGGCCGGATGCGCCCGATCAGCGGGACGACGACCATGAGCCCCCAGAGCCCGTACACGACCGAGGGGATCCCCGCCAGCAGCTCGATGATGACGCGGTAGCCGCGCGCCACCAGCGGAGGCGCATAGAAGTGACAGAAGACGGCCGAGGCGATGCCCAGCGGCGCGGAGATCAGCACCGCGCCCACGGAGACCAGCACCGTCCCCGCAAACATGGGCGCCAGGTTGTACGCGCCCTCCAGCGGGTTCCACGAGCGATCCGTGAAGAGCCGCAGCGGAGAGACGGTGCTCAGCAGCGGGAACGACTCCCGCGCGATGAACAAGGCAATGAGCAGCACGATGGCCGTGGAGATGACGGCCATGCCCCGCAGCCCCCACAGGAGCAGTGCGTCACTCCCCCATCGGGATGAAGTACTGCTTCTCCACGAGATCATGGGTCTCAGGCGACTGCGCGAAGGTGATGAACTTGCGGGCCAGCTCGTTCTGCTGGCCCTTCTTCGTCACGAGGTGAAGCGTCCGGGCCAGGGGGAACGTACCGTTATGCAGGTTCTCCAGGCTGGCGGCGACGCCCGCCATCGGCAACAGCTTGAGCGCCTCGCCGTGCTTCGCGGCGAACTCGGCGGCCCCAATCGACACGTAGCCGATGGACTCGGGAGAGGTCTCGACCGTCTTGATGCCCTGTTGGTTGTCGCCGATGACGACCTGCGCCTTGATATCGGAGTTCTTCAGCTTGAAGTGGTACAGGAACAAGTCCAGCGTGGAGCGACCCTCCGCCTTGTTGACGACCACGATGGGCTTGTCCTCTCCACCCACATCCTTCCAGTTCGTGATCTTCCCCGTGAAGATGGACACGAGCTGCTCATCGGTCAGCGAGGCAACCGGGTTGGTTTGGTGGACGATGATGCAGATCCCATCCCGGGCCACGGGGTGCGCGTCCAGATCCGTCTCGTCAGGCTTCAGGTCTCGCGAGACCATCCCGATATCGACGAGGCCCTGACGGGCATCCATGACGCCTCGCGAGGAGCCCCCCATCTGCACATCTACCCGGGTGCCAGGGTTCTTCTTCTCGAAGCGCTTGGCCACTTCAGAGACCAGGGGCGCGAGGGTGCTCGCGCCACTCAGCGTCAGCTTCGAAGCGGCCTGCTCGGACTTCTCGGACTTGCAGCCGGTAGCCAGCACCAGGGTGACAGCAGCCGCGATCCACGCTCGGGTCATGCGGTGCCTCTTTAGCACCTCCGCGTTTGGACTTCCCAATCGCGGGGTACCTCCCATCAGCCCTCTGGCCGAAAACGACTCCCCGGGCGCGTCCAGCGAAGCCACCCGGGGTCCATCTTTGCCTCCTTCTCAGGAGGCCAGCGCCTGCGGGGGCGGCGCGTGGGCGTCCTCCGCGGGCACGTGGGCCTCCGCGTCCTTCGCCTTGGCCATGCGCTCGTCCAGTTCTGTGGTGAGGTGCTCAAAAACCTCCTTATTGAGCGTGCCCTGCTGGTAGGCACTAAAGAGGGCGTCCTTCTCCACGATGAGAACGCGGCGGATGGCCTCCTGCTGCTCCTCCTCGTGGAAGCGGTTGGACTGCTGCTTGAGCGTGGTCAGCTCCTGCTCCACCGCCTGGGCCTTCTGCTGGTAGTCGCGCTCCATGGGCTCCAGCACATCCACGGGAATCTCACGCCTGCGGCGCATGGCCTCCAGCGCCGCCAGCGCCGCGTGGATGGCACCCAGCCGGCCCCGGGCCAGCTCATACTGCTCCTGGTACACGTCCTTGAGACCGGTGATGCCCAGCTTCTTGAGCACCGGCGCCATGGTGAGGCCCTGGAAGATGATGGACAGCACCACCACGCCGAACGTCATGTTCACCAGCAGCTCGCGGTGGGCGAAGTCGTCCGGAAGGCCCAGCACCAGCACCATGGACACCGCGCCGCGCAGGCCGCTCCAGGTGAGCACCGCGCTCCACCTCCACGGCATGCGCTCCGACGTGAGCCGCAGCAAGCCCGACACGCCGTAGACGACCACCGCGCGGCCCAGCACCACCGCCGCGTACGCCAGCAAGATGGGCAGCCACGATGCGAGCAGCGACGAGAGCTGCACCTCCAGGCCGATGAGCAGGAACACCACCGAGTTGAGCGCGAACGCCAGATACTCCCAGAAGCTCTCCACCGCGATGCGCGTCGTGGGCCCCATGCCCTGCTGCGCCGCCCAGTTGCCGCACAGCATGCCGGCCACCACCGTCGCGATGACGCCCGAGTAGTGGAAGTGCTCCGCCACCACGAAGGACCCGTATGCGGCGATGACCGTGCAGGTGATCTCCACCATGGCGTCCTCCACACGCAGGATGACCTTCCCCACCGCGAAGCCCACCGCCACGCCGATGAAGGCGCCCATGCCGGCGACCTTGATGAAGTCCAGCACCGCGCTGCCCACCGTGAACTCCTTGCCGCCGACCACGCCCACCACCAGCGTGAACAGCACCACGGAGGTGCCGTCATTGAGCAGGCTCTCCCCCTCCACCAGGATGGCCAGCCGCTTGGGCGCCCCCAGGGCCTTGAACAGGCCCACCACCGCGATGGGGTCCGTGGACACGATGAGCGATGCGAACACCATCGCGTGGATAAGGCCAAAGCCCTCCAGCGCGTTCATCCCCCGCATCACCGGGGAGAGCAGCAGCGCCGTGAGCCCCATGGACGCCACCACACCCGGAATCGCCAGCGAGGTGATGGCCAGCTTGTTCTTCCAGAACTTGCGGAAGTCGACATGGAAGGCCGCCTCGAACAGCAGGCCCGGCAGGATGACCGCGAACAGCAGCTCCTTCGTCAGGTGTGGCGGCTCGAAGGCTTGCACGATGCCCAGGCCCAGGCCCGCCAACACCAACGCCACTGTGTACGGAAACTTGAAGTAGCGCGCCGCGATCGCCACCGCCGTCGCGATGGAGAAGAGCAGCACGAAGGCCAACTCGAAATGCATGGTGCCCCAATCTGGTTTGAACTCAAAGAGCACCAGAATGCCATGCGCGACGGGCGGTGGGGCAACCCCCTCCGGATGAAAAAAAGGGACGGGCCCCGCTGTCTAGAGGGCCCAGCCTTCGCGCTCCAAGAGCTTCGCGACACGGGTCCGCACGTCATCGCGGATGCGGCGCACTTGCTCGACAGGCTTTCCCTTGGGGTCCTCCAGCGGCCAGTCGTCGCGCTTCAGGCCCGGCACAGAGGGACACGCGTCCCCACAGCCCAGGGTGATCAACCACTGAGCCCCCTGCGCCAGCTCGTCCGTGAGCTTCTGGGGCTTCGTGCCCGACAGATCGATCCCCAGCTCGCCCATCGCCGCCTGGACTTCAGGGTGGACGCGCTCACCGGGCTGCGTTCCCGCGGAGACGGCCCTCGCCTTCTGGGAATCGGCCAGCGCGTTGAAGAACGACGCCGCCATCTGCGAGCGCCCCGCGTTGTGCACGCACGCGAAGATGACCGTCTTCACCGTCACGGAGTGCCCGGAGGCTTCGTGTCCGCCGGCTTCGCCTCACCGGGCTTCGCTTCCTTCTTCGCGAACTTCATCAGCAGCCGCTCCACCGGGCGCCCGCCGATGAGGTGCTCCTCGACGATGACGGGCACGTCCTCCAGCTTCACGCCGCCGTACCACACCCCCTCGGGGTACACGACGACCGACGGCCCGAACGCACAGGTGTCCAGACACCCTGCCGCGTTCGCCCGCATCGTCCCCTTGATGCCGCGCTTGTCCAGCTCGGTCTTGAAGGCCGCCCGGATCTCCTCGCTGCCCTTGGTGGCGCAGTCCCCCTTGGGGTGACCGTCCGGGCGACGGTTCGTACACACGAAGATGTGGCGCTGGAAGGGAGGTGCCATGACGTCCTCCTCCTAACGTAGGCCTTGCCCGAAAGCGACCACCGCGCGCGCAAGCCCCCTCCCCATTCGCAGCCGGGGGACTAGGCAACCCATCGGGTCGTGACCAGACTCCCAGCAAATATCACTGGGTGATCAGTCTGATATCCATAGTGTGACCATACATGACGTGTCATATAAGGACTTCCCATGCGACGCACCTTGACGTTTTTTGTCAGTCGGGGCTACAAACGCGCCCCCTGCTCGCCCCGGCCGGTCCCTGGCCAGCCGAGCGTCGCAGGCGGATAACCAGGTAACGCCCCCCATCCATAGGGTGTGGGATAGCGAGGGATACAGGATATGGGGTTCGCAGTTCGAACCGGGTGGGTCTTCCGCGCGGGCTCCTGTCTCCGCTCTCGGGCGTTGGTTTTCCGGTCCAGCAGTCCCCTGCTCATCCGCTCGGCGCTGTCTGCCGCTGATCATTGATCCCTCAGGGATCTCGCGGGCTTAGGGACTTTTGCAAAATTTTGCATCCACACTTTGAGTGAAATCCAGCGCAGCAGCGGAGGACGGTCCATGGAGAAAGAGCTGGGATTGAAGCCGGCGGTCAACGGAAAGAAGGCGGCGAAGAAGGCCAAGGGCGCAGCGTCCGGGCTGACGGTGAAGCGGTTCTTCACGACGCCCGGGGTGGATCCAGCCGACGAACTGGCCTGGGAGTACCGCTCCGCGGGCATCACCGGTGAGGACGGGCGCATCGTCTTCGAGCAGAAGCAGATCGAAGTGCCCAAGTCCTGGTCCATGCTGGCCACCAACGTGGTGGCGTCCAAGTATTTCCGCGGCACGCCGGGCACGCCCGATCGCGAGGGCAGCGTGCGCCAGCTGGTGGCGCGCGTGGTGGACACCCTCACCGGGTGGGGCGTGGAGGGCGGCTACTTTGCCTCGGAGACGGACCGTGAGGCGTTCCACTCGGAGCTGACGCACCTGCTGCTGCGCCAGAAGGCCTCGTTCAACTCGCCCGTCTGGTTCAACGTGGGCGTCGAGGCCCACCCGCAGTGCTCCGCCTGCTTCATCAACTCCGTGGAAGACTCCATGGAGTCCATCCTCACGCTGGCGAAGACGGAGGGCATGCTCTTCAAGTACGGCTCGGGCACGGGCAGCAACCTCTCCAGCCTGCGCTCCAGCCGCGAGCTGCTGGCCGGTGGCGGCACGGCCTCCGGCCCCGTGTCCTTCATGAAGGGCTTCGACGCGTTCGCCGGCGTCATCAAGAGCGGCGGGAAGACCCGGCGCGCGGCGAAGATGGTCATCCTCAACGCCGAGCACCCGGACGTCCTGGACTTCATCCGCTGCAAGTCCCTGGAGGAGAAGAAGGCCTGGGCGCTCATCGACGCGGGGTACGATTCGTCCTTCAATGGCGAGGCGTACTCGTCCGTGTTCTTCCAGAACTCGAACAACTCGGTGCGCGTCACCGACGAGTTCATGAAGGCGGTGGCCGAGGACGGTGCGTGGACCACGCGTGCGGTGCGCGACGGGCGGCCCATGGACACGTTCCGGGCCCGCGAGCTGTTCCGCGAGATCGCCGAGGCCGCGCACCTGTGCGGCGACCCGGGCCTGCAGTTCGACTCCACGGTGAACAGCTGGCACACGTGCTCGGGCACGGCGCGCATCAACGCGTCCAACCCCTGCTCCGAGTACATGTTCCTGGATGACTCGGCCTGCAACCTGGCGTCGCTGAACCTGATGCACTTCCGCACCATCGACGGCGAATTCGACGTCACCGCCTTCAAGCACGCGGTGGACGTGCTGCTGCTGGCGATGGAGATCATCGTCGGGTTCTCCAAGTACCCCTCCGAGCGCATTGCCAAGAACAGCCACGACTACCGCCCGCTGGGCCTGGGCTACGCGAACCTGGGCGCGCTGCTGATGGCCACGGGCCTGCCGTATGACTCGGCCGAGGGCCGCAACTACGCGGGCGCCATCACCTCGCTGATGTGCGGGCAGGCGTACTCGATGAGCTCTCGCATCGCCGAGCGCATGGGCAGCTTCGCCGGCTACGCGAAGAACGCCGAGCCGATGATGGGCGTCATCCGCAAGCACCGCAAGGCGGCCTACCAGCTGTCCGCCGAGGGCGTGAGCGAGGAGCTGTACGTGGCACAGCAGGTCTCGTGGGACGAGGCGATGGCCCACGGCACCGAGCACGGCTTCCGCAACAGCCAGGTGACGGTGCTGGCGCCCACGGGGACCATCGGCTTCATGATGGACTGCGACACCACGGGCATCGAGCCGGACATCGCGCTCATCAAGTACAAGAAGCTGGTGGGCGGCGGCATGCTGAAGATCGTCAACCAGACGGTGCCGCTGGCGCTCGAGAAGCTCGGCTATCCGCAGACGCAGGCGCAGGACATCGTCGCGTACCTGGACAAGAACGAGACGATCGAGGGCGCCCCGCACCTCAAGTCCGAGCACCTCGCGGTGTTCGACTGCGCCTTCAAGCCCGCCAAGGGCCAGCGCAGCATCTCGTGGATGGGCCACATCCAGATGATGGAGGCGTGCCAGCCGTTCCTCTCGGGCGCCATCTCGAAGACGGTGAACATGCCTTCCACCGCCACGGTGGAGGACATCGAGAAGGCGTACATGGAGGCCTGGAAGCGCGGGCTGAAGGCCATCGCCGTGTACCGCGACGGGTGCAAGCGCACGCAGCCGCTGAACACCTCCAAGGAGAAGGTGAAGGACACCCAGGAGGCGAAGGCGGAGGCGGTGGCCCCGGCGGTGAAGCCCGAGCCCAAGGCCGTGCGGCGCCGGCTGCCGGACGAGCGTCAGTCCATCACGCACAAGTTCTCCATCGGCGGCCACGAGGGCTACCTGACGGTGGGCATGTACGAGGACAGCACCCCGGGCGAGCTCTTCATCGTCATGGCGAAGGAGGGCTCGGTGGTGAGCGGGTTGATGGACAGCTTCGCCACCTCGGTGTCGCTGGCGCTCCAGTACGGCGTGCCGCTGCAGGTGCTGGTGGACAAGTTCAGCCACACCCGCTTCGAGCCGAGCGGCTTCACCGGCAACCCGGCCATCCCGATCGCCAAGTCGATCACCGACTACATCTTCCGCTGGCTGGCGCTGAAGTTCATGCCGAGCACCCAGGTGGAGGAGACCGAGGTGACCATCGAGCCGCGGGAGTCCTCGGCGGCGGTGAAGCCCGCGCAGGCAGCCCCGCAGCTGCCCGTGGTGTCATCGGTGGCGAAGAACACCTGGCTCAACCAGGCCGATGCGCCGCCGTGCCACACCTGCGGCGCGATCATGGTGCGCAGCGGCGCCTGCTACAAGTGCTCCAACTGCGGTGCCACGAGCGGCTGCAGCTGAGCCGCCCCTGAGCCGTTGAAGTAAGGGCTCCGGAGCTTGGCTCCGGGGCCCTTCTGCTTTCAGGACTTGTGGCCCGCGTCATCCTTGGACTTGGAGGCCGCCGGTGCTCCGGCCGAGGCCCTCGCGGCCTCTTCGGCCTCGAACGCGGCGAAGGGATCGGCCTCGGGCTCCTGCGGCGCAGAGAGCGTCGCGGAGTCAGGGAACTCGGGCTCGGCGGAGGAGATCAGCTGATTCCAACTCGACTCCAGCCCTGCTCCTTCCGGCTCGCCCACGGACACCACCGGTGTCCCCGGGCCCACGCCGAACTTCCCTGTGGCCGTCTGATCCGGCAGCGCGACGCCGTACTTGCTCGGAGGCACCGGCTGCCCTGTCGCGATCCCGTATTTGGCCGTCGACACGGCGGAATCCACCGCTGCGCTCCCCTGCCCTCCCGGCTTCGTGGGCACCGCGAGCGCAGGATTGCTCTCGACCGGAGCCTCCAGTTCGGCACGCACGACTCCGAAGATGCCGGTCTTCTCGGGCGCTTCGTCCTCGGGCTCGGCGCCCAGCGGGGGCTCGGGCTCCTTGCTCACGATGCCGTACTTGCCCGTCGTCGTGGGCTGCATGCTCGCGATCGAGAACTTCCCTGTGGCCGTCAGATCCGGCGCGGATGCGGGCGCGGGGATCGTGGGGATGGGGGCTTCGGGAGCTGCAGGCTCGGCGGAGGCGCTGGGCTCGGCCTTCTGGGCCTCGTCCTCGGGCTTCCACTGCGGCACGAAGTCCCAGGTCGGCGCCAGCGCGACCTCGTCGTCCGTACTCCCCGTCTCCTTGAGCTGCGGTGCCTCCGAGGTGTCGAGCTCGAGCCCTCGTTCGGTGCTCGGAGGCGCCTCGGGCTCATGGCCCGTCTGGGCCATGGACATGAACTCCCAGGTCGCCGCGAGCTGCATGGGCTCCTCGGGAGCCGGGGGCAGCTCGCCCAGATCGATCGGAGCCCTCGGCGCCTGCGCGACCTGCTCTCCGACCTTCGCGACCTGCGCCTCCGCGACCACCTCTTCCGCCGGCATGACCCGCGCTTCCGCAGGTACCTCCTCGGCCGGCGCGGAGACCTTCGCGGCAGGAGCAACCCGCTCCTGAGGCGGTGCGGCCCGCTCCTGCGGGGCGATGACAGCGGCGGAAGGTGCTGGCGCTTTCTCAGCCACGTCCTTGGCCGGCATGCCTATGTCCAGGGCATCCGCGACATCGAACGGGTTCGGAGGCGGTTCCTCGGACACCGGCTCAGCGGTGAGCACGGGCAGTTCCGCCGACACTGGCTCGGCGGTGAGCACGGGCACTTCCGCGGACACCGGCTCAGGCGTCAGCACGGGCGCTTCCGCA includes:
- a CDS encoding phosphate ABC transporter ATP-binding protein, which codes for MSASVADCPAIRADKVSVRYGKALAFEDVSLEVSGGAITALVGPSGCGKTSFLSCINRLTDLYEGCVVSGQLTVGGESVLARGIDLLALRRQVGMISQRPNPFPLSIWRNLELPLREHGVGDRTERQQRIEQALRDVGLWDEVKDRLNRSAHALSGGQQQRLCIARALVLRPRVLLLDEPCSALDPISSGVVEDHVVQLRRRCTIVIVTHNLAQARRIADETAVFWTREGRGYLLESGPTARIFEAPQNPVTAAYIQGLRG
- the pstA gene encoding phosphate ABC transporter permease PstA, whose protein sequence is MRERVPRGADRLAMVGFWAAALLVATLFAWLVGDVLQHGFAHLSLDFLTANPEDAGREGGIAPVIVSTLIIVAICMTVTVPLGLGTALLLAEFLPASSGQGRFVRRSLDVLAGVPSVVFGLFGNALFCQRLGLGFSLLSGGLTLACMVLPYFTRTAEEGLRAVPQDYRTAAAALGLSRTGTIAHVLIPSAMPGLVAGFILAVTRSLAETAALIFTSGYVARMPESLFESGRTLSVHIYDLAMNVSGGDGMAYSSALVLMVLLIVLNRSAMWVSRRWSMKRVVAS
- the pstC gene encoding phosphate ABC transporter permease subunit PstC; the protein is MISWRSSTSSRWGSDALLLWGLRGMAVISTAIVLLIALFIARESFPLLSTVSPLRLFTDRSWNPLEGAYNLAPMFAGTVLVSVGAVLISAPLGIASAVFCHFYAPPLVARGYRVIIELLAGIPSVVYGLWGLMVVVPLIGRIRPLGASVLAGILVLALMILPTMVVVADAALARVPREYLQGAAALGLSRWTTVREVALPAARRGLVTGALLQTGRAVGETMAVLMVCGNVVQVPARLTDPVRTLTANIALEMAYAMGNHRAALFTSGLMLFLMIFVIVACAELVGRERADA
- a CDS encoding phosphate ABC transporter substrate-binding protein → MTRAWIAAAVTLVLATGCKSEKSEQAASKLTLSGASTLAPLVSEVAKRFEKKNPGTRVDVQMGGSSRGVMDARQGLVDIGMVSRDLKPDETDLDAHPVARDGICIIVHQTNPVASLTDEQLVSIFTGKITNWKDVGGEDKPIVVVNKAEGRSTLDLFLYHFKLKNSDIKAQVVIGDNQQGIKTVETSPESIGYVSIGAAEFAAKHGEALKLLPMAGVAASLENLHNGTFPLARTLHLVTKKGQQNELARKFITFAQSPETHDLVEKQYFIPMGE
- a CDS encoding Na+/H+ antiporter; this encodes MHFELAFVLLFSIATAVAIAARYFKFPYTVALVLAGLGLGIVQAFEPPHLTKELLFAVILPGLLFEAAFHVDFRKFWKNKLAITSLAIPGVVASMGLTALLLSPVMRGMNALEGFGLIHAMVFASLIVSTDPIAVVGLFKALGAPKRLAILVEGESLLNDGTSVVLFTLVVGVVGGKEFTVGSAVLDFIKVAGMGAFIGVAVGFAVGKVILRVEDAMVEITCTVIAAYGSFVVAEHFHYSGVIATVVAGMLCGNWAAQQGMGPTTRIAVESFWEYLAFALNSVVFLLIGLEVQLSSLLASWLPILLAYAAVVLGRAVVVYGVSGLLRLTSERMPWRWSAVLTWSGLRGAVSMVLVLGLPDDFAHRELLVNMTFGVVVLSIIFQGLTMAPVLKKLGITGLKDVYQEQYELARGRLGAIHAALAALEAMRRRREIPVDVLEPMERDYQQKAQAVEQELTTLKQQSNRFHEEEQQEAIRRVLIVEKDALFSAYQQGTLNKEVFEHLTTELDERMAKAKDAEAHVPAEDAHAPPPQALAS
- a CDS encoding arsenate reductase ArsC, producing MKTVIFACVHNAGRSQMAASFFNALADSQKARAVSAGTQPGERVHPEVQAAMGELGIDLSGTKPQKLTDELAQGAQWLITLGCGDACPSVPGLKRDDWPLEDPKGKPVEQVRRIRDDVRTRVAKLLEREGWAL
- a CDS encoding (2Fe-2S) ferredoxin domain-containing protein — protein: MAPPFQRHIFVCTNRRPDGHPKGDCATKGSEEIRAAFKTELDKRGIKGTMRANAAGCLDTCAFGPSVVVYPEGVWYGGVKLEDVPVIVEEHLIGGRPVERLLMKFAKKEAKPGEAKPADTKPPGTP
- a CDS encoding vitamin B12-dependent ribonucleotide reductase; amino-acid sequence: MEKELGLKPAVNGKKAAKKAKGAASGLTVKRFFTTPGVDPADELAWEYRSAGITGEDGRIVFEQKQIEVPKSWSMLATNVVASKYFRGTPGTPDREGSVRQLVARVVDTLTGWGVEGGYFASETDREAFHSELTHLLLRQKASFNSPVWFNVGVEAHPQCSACFINSVEDSMESILTLAKTEGMLFKYGSGTGSNLSSLRSSRELLAGGGTASGPVSFMKGFDAFAGVIKSGGKTRRAAKMVILNAEHPDVLDFIRCKSLEEKKAWALIDAGYDSSFNGEAYSSVFFQNSNNSVRVTDEFMKAVAEDGAWTTRAVRDGRPMDTFRARELFREIAEAAHLCGDPGLQFDSTVNSWHTCSGTARINASNPCSEYMFLDDSACNLASLNLMHFRTIDGEFDVTAFKHAVDVLLLAMEIIVGFSKYPSERIAKNSHDYRPLGLGYANLGALLMATGLPYDSAEGRNYAGAITSLMCGQAYSMSSRIAERMGSFAGYAKNAEPMMGVIRKHRKAAYQLSAEGVSEELYVAQQVSWDEAMAHGTEHGFRNSQVTVLAPTGTIGFMMDCDTTGIEPDIALIKYKKLVGGGMLKIVNQTVPLALEKLGYPQTQAQDIVAYLDKNETIEGAPHLKSEHLAVFDCAFKPAKGQRSISWMGHIQMMEACQPFLSGAISKTVNMPSTATVEDIEKAYMEAWKRGLKAIAVYRDGCKRTQPLNTSKEKVKDTQEAKAEAVAPAVKPEPKAVRRRLPDERQSITHKFSIGGHEGYLTVGMYEDSTPGELFIVMAKEGSVVSGLMDSFATSVSLALQYGVPLQVLVDKFSHTRFEPSGFTGNPAIPIAKSITDYIFRWLALKFMPSTQVEETEVTIEPRESSAAVKPAQAAPQLPVVSSVAKNTWLNQADAPPCHTCGAIMVRSGACYKCSNCGATSGCS